The Antechinus flavipes isolate AdamAnt ecotype Samford, QLD, Australia chromosome X, AdamAnt_v2, whole genome shotgun sequence DNA window GGCATTGTGCCAAAAGAGCTAGAGCTGGCCTGGAAGCTGGGTTCAAGAGCTTACTGGCCATGTCTGTGTTCTCAGGCACCCCCACGAAACTCTCTCTGGCTTGAAATAGAACTTCTGTTCTTGCCTCGATAATAGGGACTTTCCCATATCTATGAAATCCCAGGCTCGTTTCCACAGCCCCACTCcttgcaaaataaaattttttaataaagtatGGTTATTTGTACTGAGTTTGATGATTAAgtttttaagaaaacatttatttttttcccatcccaTAATCCAACAATCAAGCGGATGATGGTCCCGTTCTCACTAAGGCAGAAAGAAGGATGGGACTCTCTTTTCCACAGCCCCTTCCAAGGTTGTCCTTTGATGACATCCacaatcactttcttttttttttctccaaggcaattggggtcaagtgacctgcagctagtaagtgttaagtgtctgaggtcaggtttgaactcagggcctcctgatttCCGAGtggatactctatccactgcaccatctagctgcccctccccaATGCTTTCAAAGTGTCTACGGgcaggataataataataataatcgaCATTTATGTCGtagtttaatatttataaaaatgctttatagaCATGCTCTCCCTTAAGCCTTACAATGTTTCTGCCCATTCAGTGCCATTATTTCCATTTCCAGGTGTTCACTTGGACTATCTGTGTCCAGCCCGTGGCAGAACTCTCTGAACCCCACAGTCACAAACACTGTACCTTGACCTCAATCTAGTGACGCCATCTCGGtatctttgagaataaaggataacTACCAACCAAGCAACTATTTCCACTCTACAGACAAGGAAATCTATgctcagagatattaagtgaaGTGGCCAGAGTTCCCCGGCTGTTAAATGGCCCAGGCAGGATTTGAGGCCCCAAGTTCCTATCTAGCTCTCCATCTACTATATCACGCTCGGGACGTCCTGAGGACATCTTCCGAGGAAACTGGACCACTAGCTTGTCCTGGCCTCCCTGGATAAGCCTTTGATAAGAGTGTCTTGTACCGTGCCCAGGGATTACTGCAGAGGCCAAATGAAGGCTGGCAAGGCAGccattggtggtggtggtggggtgcCAGGCAAAAAGGATGCTAGAAGGAAAGGGGATGGACTGAGATAAAGAGACCCCTAGAATTTGAAGATGGGGACCTAGCCTGTATTTGGATCCCAAACTCTTCCATagtattggactagatgacctcggAGGTCCCTGCCGACACTCAGTTTGTGAGTCTATGATCCCATCGGCAGCAGAAGGGAGAGCCCCGGATTCGAGTCCTGTTTCCGATGCATACACTCCATGTGACCACAGATAGATCATTATGCGTCTGGGCCTCGGAAGCTCATTAAAACTATAGGGAGCATATGGATGTGCATCATTGGAAGGGATTTCCATATGGAAATTCTCTACTCTAATGAAGCAATCAATCTGAAGCAAGGAAATCAAATCGCATCCAAAAGTACCTCACTTGAGTGTGGCCAGAGCTACCCTGGGAGCCAGGGCAATCTTCACATGCGATTCTCTGTGTAACTGGAGAGCTGAGAAGCAGCTTGACGACATCACAGCCCCATGCGATAAAGTCCAGCAACTGCCTGTGACCGCTGAGATCGAGCGGGAACTCTTCTGTTTGGCCCTTAAAGCCCCACCTGCCCTTGCCAGCATTCCCTTCACGTCCTCCTCAGTCTAGGCAGACTGGCCTTTGGGTTCATCCTCAGACGCCAACTGCTCAGCCTCAGGGCTCCTAGTTTCTTACAGACCATGCCCCGAGTAGGGAAGGAGGCTCATGTCCTCCTCATTTTTGTCTCTTAGAGTCCTGACTTCCCTGCAAATCTCAGTTCAAAACCCATCATTTACACGAAGAACCTCAAGAGTCAACGCCTTCCCAACCCAGCTCCAGCCTGATCTCCCCAAATAGATTGTGTTCCTTTGGCATGTATTTGTTTtcgattatattattataaattatgttgtgtttgtttaataaatatttagtttaGACTTATACGtgtaatacacacacacgcgcgtgtgtgcgcacacacacatcccttccacattgtgactttcTCTACCGTAGCACCAAGATATTGCCAGGAGGCGTGAGAAATTCAACGGGAATTTGGGGACGTTTCGTGGAACACACAGACTACACAAAGGCCAACAGCTGACACAAAGCCTATGACCAAACACTTAACCCAGATTTTCCAATAATGTAAATCCctcagaaaacaagaaagaaaaaaatcctaaattctTCTCTGGTACCAAGGGAAGGTCAAAAACTTTTCTGCGGATTTTCTAGATCCTGGGGGGCATCACCCCGCGACGTGGAAGGGACAATGGCAGCTAGAGATATATATTGTTTGGGCCGGTTATCTCCCCAGAAGAATATAAGCAAAAACTTTCATTCTTGTCTTGGTTAGTACCTGGCACGtaatgatgcttaataaatgcttattgattgatagcGCGATCAGTACACACTGTGAACCACAGGCAGCTCGGTGGCCTGGTGGCTAAAGAGCTAAACATAgcgtcaggaagacctgagttcaaatcctgtcttagatacttactagctgtgcaaccctagataagtcacttaatctctgtctgcctcagtttcctcatctgtaaaatggtgataacaatGGTACCTACCTCCCGGGATTACTGGGAACATCAAGTGAGCCAATATACATAAAGTTCTTTGCAGAGCTCAAAGTGATGTATAAACATTAGctcttattgttattaataagGCCGAGTGGCAGACGAGCCCTGAGCCATATTGAGCCTGTAGCTACCTGTGTTTTGAACATATACCTTCAATCATGAGGGGCAGTTGGGGAGAAAgaacataaagaaattaaaatatgccCATTTCCACTGGCAAAGAGGTTCAGATTTTGCTAACTCTGGGTCGTGAAGATCCTGTTAGTAAAGTTCTAATGCCCATCCCAACCTGCCCCTCCACACATACGCTAACCAGACATTATTCTACAGCATCTGACAGATGAATGCAGGTCAGGTTCATACTTGGAGCCAGAAAGCCGAGGGTTCAAAGGCTCACTTCAGATACTCACCAGccgtatgaccctggacaagtcactctctGAACTTCAGCATCTCCTCCTAAATATAAGTTATTAGCACGTAGTGTGGCTCTTTCCACAACTCATCTAAAGAGGTCAAGGAATTGGTTCCAAGAGTCTCTCAATGAACTGACTCCCACTTTCAGTCTTACCATTTACTGCCTACAGATTGTGGCTGAGTCCCTtcccctccctgggcctcagtttcctcttctgtaaaatgaggggattgaatttGATGTCCTCTGAGGGACATCCTCCACAATCTGATCCCTCCTCCATAGGCTGGACGGATGATGGTGacgatgatgatggtgataatgatgataacaatgattgtgatagtgatgatgatggtggtgatgataataatgatcatgatgatgagcactttaaggtttataaagtactttacatagaTTCTCTTATTTAAGCCTTGCAATACTCCTAGCctttaagtgctattattatcattattattcccattttctagaAGAAATCAGTGCTCAGAAACGTAAGCGATTTGTCCAGTGTCCAAGCCAGgatctgaactcgggtcttccccTCCGCTCGACCCCGCCACTTTTCAGATTCTTCCCAAGTGTCTTACTGCTGGGAAGCCTGAGCCAGAGCCCCCTGCAAGGTGGCCCTTTGGAGGTAAAAGGATACTCACTGCACGGATGGCCAGCCACACTTGGATATAGCAGAGGATGATGATGCTGAGAGGAAGGATACAGCAGGTGGCCATGAGGACAATCATGTAGGACTGTACACCAGGGTCGGAGCTGCCGCTAAACACGTCAGGCCCGCAGGACGTCTTCAGCCCGTGAGGCCAGTATCTGAGAAGAAAGGGGCAAGGGTGAAAGCGAGAGGTACAAAGGCCCAGCAAGAAGAAGAACCAGGCTCGGGGCTCTCCCATGACCTCTCACAGATGCtcgggcctgaagtcaggaggagcgtTCCACAGCTGAAGAAGCTAAGGCTCCGAGGAGACAAAGGATCTTGCCCAAAAGAGAACAAGGATCCGAATTGAGGATCTGAAGCCATTTTCTCCAATTACAAATCCCACACTCTTTCCCTTGAACCAAGATGCACTTTAACAATGCTTCAAAAAGCACGTAATAAGCACCTGCTGTATCCCAAGCCCTTTGCTAGGCACTAGGGGTACAATGACAAGGTAGTCTCTGTCCTCTTGCCATTCAATCACTTTTCAGTCTCATACAACTCttcgtgaccctatttggggttttcctagcaaagatactTCTCCAAAGGATTAAGGCAGAgtgatcacacaactagcaagtaagtgagaccagattggaactcaggccttcctgactctgtAGCCAATTCAAGCCCTTGGGGGGGTCTCTgagtttcatttattattattaacaataataatagtgatagctCCCATTTCTTGGGGTCTCTTGATTCGCAAATCACTTTCCTCTCATCAACCCTTCGGAGGAAATAGTActcttattccaattttacagatgggaaaactgagacccagaaaactGTCTTGGAGCAAACATGTAGGACTCTGCATGATACATGGATTCTGAGGAAAGGGTGGTTGAGCCCTCATCCCACTCCTCAGAAATGCTCACCGGCTCCAACCAAAGATGGGTGGTGCAGTCCAGACAGCTGCCCAGACCCAGGAGAAGACAATGCCCACCATGGCCAGCTTGGCATCAAACTTCACATTCCCAAAAGGCTTGCACACCACAACCCACCTCTCCCAGGAAATGATGGCCAGGGACCAGAGACCTGTGATTcctagagaaagaagggagaaaagcaaatAATGGATTCAGCAGGAACTAAGGGTGAGATCAGTAGGGGAGAGGAGAAATCCTGAGATGTGAAGAGGCTGCCCCCCCTCTCAGCTCTCACTCGGGCCCCCACCAATCAGACCAACCCCACGGAGAGGCATCGGGACTTCCAGGGAGAGACATGCTCTCAGCCttctagaaaaaaattccttacttcctccctccctcccttcctcttttcctctttctcttccttccagccttcctttctgccttccttccttctttcctttctccctccttccttccctcgtccgtccctccctccttccctctctcttttccttcctttcttccttccttccctcatctctttccttccttccttcttctctctttcttcctttcccttgttatttttttcctattgtctttctttgcttccattttcttacttttttctttcttgttttctttccaacATTTTGCAAATGCACCTCaaattcctcctctcttcctttttctcatacttctttcctttcctactctTTTGTAGTCGTCTGTTTTTTCACTCTCGTTTCTGTAGCTGGAACACACCTAGTTCGTGAAGATACTAGGGCAGCTTTGCTATGGTTACTTCTGTCTTCTGCCGTTATCACTTTCATCAAGCTTCCGACAACTTGAACAAACACAAGGGTTCAACTGGGAGAGCACAAGGCTGTCACACGGCAGGAAGTAAGTAAGAGCTCAGTCTACCACCTTGGAAAAACCTATctaactaattattcttgttaaGAGAGTACTAAGCTCTGTTGTTTCTGTCTATTGAAGGACTGTTGAGCCCCGCCTTAAATTTTGTACCCTCTAAATCTAGCACCATTTTAGCCCCATTTCTGTTACTGGAGCTTCCTCACCACATAGAGAAACAGTGTAGCCTTCCAAAACACACATCGGGTGGCCCAGGATGAAGTAGCCATAGATCTGATTGATGACACTGATGGTGCTAGCGATAATGGTCTCTCCCAGGTCTGCCACGGCCAAGTTCACCAGAATCCAGTTCAAGGGATGGCGCAATTTCTTGAACTTCATAGTTGCCACCAACACCAACCCATTGGTGAAGACGGAAGCGATGACCACAAAGATCATCCAGAAGCTGGTGAGATTATATACCCAGCGTGGGGCGATGTGATAATTGGGACCTTCAAATGGGCCTGTGGGAGGGAGTATCCAGTGGGAGATGGGAGAAATTAGAGAGAAATCAGTCACGTAATGGACCTTGGGTGGGAGCCCCTTCCCAAAAACCAAGTTGTCAGATGAGACACTTggaaattatgtccaaaaagaATATCTCCCTCAAGCAGGGGGCGTCCATGACATTCCTTCCATCCCACCACCCTCTCTCTACCTTCCTCAGTGAGTCACCCTCCTTGGTGAGGCAAGCCCTGCTCTCTACAGTCTTCAGTTTCCCCTCTGCCTTCAATCATGTTTCTTTCTGAGCAAGACTTTCTGTGTTTCTGGTCCAGCTTTCCGTGTTTCCTCCCACTCAATCATTCAGTGATCTACTGGTGTCTTCTGAGTGACAGTAAGGGACCCGCCAGAGTCTACCTGGATGGGCACTTGCTCTGTGGGCTCCTGTCCATTCTCAAATGAGAATGACCAGAGCCTTTATCTTCTCTCCCTGTCGATGCCTAACTCAATGAGCACCGGTGACCAGCGATCGCGGTCACAGACTCACCCTTTGTGTTGTTGCTGTTGGTATAAACAAAAAGACTGGCCCGAGTAGTCTCCTCGTTCTCGTCCCGCCGCCAAGCCAAGAACCCTGCAGGGTCCCATGCCTGTGTCATGGTCCCTGACTGTCTTCCCTTTCCCTGCCCTCTCTGTGCTCTTCAGCCACCTCCCCACAGCCCTTCCCCTGCTCTGAAGCcttcttccacccctcccccacctgCTGTCTGACCTGGTGGTAGTCCTGTCCCTGGGTTTTATACCAGCCTTACTGGATTAGCTGTGGCCTTCCTCACCTTCCAAGCTCCCCAAATGCTTAAACTTCTGATCTCTTAATTGGGCCAGGGGCTTAAGCCTCTCCACTTCCCCTCTCCTGCCCCCATCAGCCTACCCAGAGAAAACCAGAATCATTTTTCCCATCTATTTGCATTATACACGCTTGGAGGTGGTAGGGAAGTGAGGAAGTCCTGGCCAGGCCCGGCAGCACCCGCCTGGTTTTCTTCTTCCAAGGGCAGGGCCTTGTGTGGCTGATCTGCCTTGCTTTCCTGGAGCTCCCCAACCCTGAGAGCTGGTTCCTTAGATTGGCTGTAGGAGATGCCGCTTTATACTTTTAACTCTAACCTTAATTCCATTCCTATCAAATCCACTGTCCGTCCCTAAACAGACTTCTCTGCCAATGGAATCTGGGCAGGGATGAGGCCGGGATATTGGGCCAAGTAATGAATCCAAGGGTTCAGATGACAGCCagctgctccccctcccccttctcccccctgcCCCACTTCTAGGCTGGCAAGTTCGGTAGCCTACTTCGAGGAAGATTAGCACACTGGTTGCAAGAtgcctcctttttcctctcccacttagATGGTCTCTCCTTCCATGTCACAGCCCTCAGGCTGTCTCTTGGTTGTTTAGGAGCTCCCGCTCTAAAGGCCCACACAAAACCTTCCCTCCTgaccttcccctccctccctttttccccattaagacaggaaggaaggaaggaagtggggaggaaagaagggagggagggagggaggaaggaaggaagggaaaaaggaaggaaggaagggagggaggaaggaaggatggaggaaagaagggagggaggaaggaagggtggagaaaagaagggagggaggcaggaaggaaggaaggaaggaaggaagaaaggaaggaaggaaggaaggaaggaaggaaggaaggaaggaaggaaggaagggagaagaaaggaaagaaagaagataatagatacatagataaatacatagatgCATAGCTCAATACATACATAGAAAatggatagatatatggatagatagaacatgacagatacatagataaatacaCCATGGTTGGAAAGTTCTGATTCTGCGGCACTCagttttccttatagtccaactctcCAAGCCATATATTGCTATACAAAGCCATACATTTATACTACTGGAAAAAAACAGAGCTTTGGCAGCAAGGTGATGGCTCTGCTTTTTAGCACACCGTCCaaatttgccatagctttccttccaacaagcatgcatttttaaatttcccaGCTGCAGTCACTGTCTGCAGTGATATTTGAGCCTAAGAATACAAAATCTGccactgcttccattttttcttcctctttttgtcAGGACTTGATGGGACCAATTGTCAAGATCTTAGATATTGTTTTTAGTGTGAACTTTCAAGCCagtttttatattcttctctttcactttcaTCAAAAGGTTtcttacttctttattttatgccATCAGAGTAGTTTCATCTACATATCGGAGATTACTGATATTTCTCCTTGCAACTTTAATTCTGGCTGTTGGTTTGTCAAGTCTGGCATTCTGTATGATGTACTATACACGTAGGTTAAATAATTAAGGTGATAATATACAGCCTTGTCACACTCCTTTTCAATCTTAAACCGatcagttgttccatgtttgCTTTGAACTATTGCTTCTAACTGTTGATCCTCATACAGGTTCCTGAGAGACGAGTCAGATGACGTAGCAATCCCATCCTTCTGAGGACCTGCCACATTTTCTTGTGACTTAGAGTCAAAAGCTTTAGTACAGTCAATCAAGCAGAAATAGACGTTTTTCTGGAACCTCCATGTTTTCTCCATAACCCCATGAATGTTGGCAGTATGGTCGCTAGctcctctgcctcttcaaaaaccaGTCTACTCAGTTTACATATTGTTGAAATCTAGCCGGAAGAATCTTTGGTATAACCTTGCTGGTGTATGAAATGAGTGTGATTGTTCAATAATTTGAACACTCTTTGACAGTGCCCTTCTTTAGGAGTGGAACATtaactgatcttttccaatccacaTTTACTGGCATATTGAATTGTATCACTTTAACAGTAGGATTTCAAATAGCTTAGTGTGAATCCCATCACCTCCACTAGCCTTCTTGTTGACAATGCTTCCTGAGGCccacttgacttcattctccaggATGTATGTTTCTAGCTCAGTAACCACACGGTTGTCACAGATAACATTCTGATCTTTTTGGTTATGgttcttttttgtattcttgcCATTTTAAATCCACATTATTTTTGCTTTGAATCATGCCCCTTTTTTCGTGAAATGTTCCCTTGCTATCTCTTGTTTTCTTGAGGAGCTCTCTTGTCTTTCCTgttctatttttccttcaatttctttgcattactcatttaagaaaaccttctCTCTCCGTGCaattctctggaattctgcattcGGTTGGGTAtagctttccctttctccttcccctttcattttccttctttcttcagctcTTTCAAAGCCTCATCAGACCgccattttgctttcttctttttccttgcaATGTTTTTTTGTTGCAGCCTCCTGTACAATATTGTGAGCCTCTATCCATAGTTCTTCAAACACTGTCTACTAGATCTACTCCCTTAATCTATTTCTCACTTTTACTTCATATTCATGAGGGATCTTATCTAGGTTATATTTATCTGATctgatagttttcctgactttcttcaGTTTACAGctgaattttgcaataaaaaaTTCATGATAGGAACCACCATCAGCTCTGCTCTTGTTTTAACTGGCTGTACAGAGCTCCTCCACCTTTGGCTGCCAAGTATAACATCATTCTGATCTCGGTATTGACCATCTGGTGACGTCCATGCATAAGGTCTCCATTTGAGTTGTTGGAAAAGAGTGTTTGCTGTGGCCGGTGAGTTATCCTGACAAATGAGGTAGGGCGCTTAATTGTTTAGAGACAGTAAGCAATGCCTTGAATTGCACTAGAGAACCTAATAAAGTGATTCAGATttccaacaaaagaaaaaaaaagaaattaaatgacattgAATGCCTCCGTCATCTGTCCCAGATTGTAATCTTGCAGAGGTCTGCTTAAGGCCCGGAAAATCACTGAAGGACGTTGGCAGTGACCTTTGCCCCTTGGAAGGGGGCTCTCCATGGAAGCCCTAGTGTCTGGGGGACCTGGAGAGGGTCTAGCAAAGAGGCACAGAAGTGACCAGATTATCAATTCCCACTGtctaatacaaagagaaaatattgaagtGGGAAGTTAATTGACAATTAGGGCTAATGGGAGATCATGACTTGGTTTAGTATAAGGCAGATTAGGGATCTAGAAATTCACTGtgctccgtgtgtgtgtgtgtgtgaactgaGACCATTTTAAAGCCTATTTAACTCTGGAAAATCATGGAGGGGGTGGGACAGGTGCAAGAGAGGACAGTGCCTATGGCATAGAAgggcttaataagtgcttactgatTAATAGATTGATAGGTGGAagaaaaacagaggcagagatggGGGAAAACGATAATAGTGATGCTGAAGAATTCAAGGGCCAGGAAGGGGGCCAGTCAGAAGAGTGGGGAAAGTCCTAGTCTCCAAATCAGAGAACTTGGTTTCTTGACCTTGCTCTACTGCTGactttctgtgtgaccctaaTCAAGTCATTTTCCTGCTTTGGGCCACAGTTACCCTATCTTTAAATGAGGACAATGATCGTGGACCCGCCTTTCTTCTTGTGTCCCGGgatcaaataaattaatggaAAATAACAATTCCCATTTCTAAAATCTTTAAAGTTTGGAATTGTAATGTAGCTTGGGAGGTCAGGAGGTCAAGGACTGTGATCACCATTTTATAGGTGGAAGAAATAGAGATACTGAGAAGTGACTGATTCCAGGTCACACAGTAAGGAATAACCCTCTT harbors:
- the LOC127542662 gene encoding red-sensitive opsin; amino-acid sequence: MTQAWDPAGFLAWRRDENEETTRASLFVYTNSNNTKGPFEGPNYHIAPRWVYNLTSFWMIFVVIASVFTNGLVLVATMKFKKLRHPLNWILVNLAVADLGETIIASTISVINQIYGYFILGHPMCVLEGYTVSLCGITGLWSLAIISWERWVVVCKPFGNVKFDAKLAMVGIVFSWVWAAVWTAPPIFGWSRYWPHGLKTSCGPDVFSGSSDPGVQSYMIVLMATCCILPLSIIILCYIQVWLAIRAVAKQQKESESTQKAEKEVSRMVVVMILAYCFCWGPYTLFACFAAANPGYAFHPLTASLPAYFAKSATIYNPIIYVFMNRQFRTCILQLFGKKVDDGSEVSSTSRTEVSSVSSVAPA